The following coding sequences lie in one Bos indicus isolate NIAB-ARS_2022 breed Sahiwal x Tharparkar chromosome 12, NIAB-ARS_B.indTharparkar_mat_pri_1.0, whole genome shotgun sequence genomic window:
- the KLF12 gene encoding Krueppel-like factor 12 isoform X5, with product MLKILQARLQQYVNHELPDVQAGFRKGRGTTDQIANIRWIMEKAREFQKNICFCIIDYAKAFDCVDHKKLWKILKEMGIPDHLTCLLRNLYAGEEATVRTRHGTPDWFQIGKGVHQGCILSPCLFNFYAEYIMRNVGLEETQAGIKIAGRNINNLRYADDTTLMAEGEEELQSLLMKVKVESEKVGLKLNIQKTKIMASGPITSWEIDGKQWKQCQTLFLGGSKITADGDCSHEIKRCLLLGRKVMTNLDSIFKSRDITLPTKVHLVKAMVFPVVIYGCESWTVKKVECQRIDAFELWCWRRLLKSPLDCKEIQPVHSEGDQPWDFFGRTDARAETPVLWPPHAKS from the coding sequence atgctcaaaattctccaagccaggcttcagcaatatgtgaaccatgaacttcctgatgttcaagctggttttagaaaaggcagaggaaccacagatcaaattgccaacatccgctggatcatggaaaaagcaagagagttccagaaaaacatctgtttctgcattattgactatgccaaagcctttgactgtgtggatcacaagaaactgtggaaaattctgaaagagatgggaataccagaccacctgacctgcctcttgagaaatttgtatgcaggtgaggaagcaacagttaggactagGCATGGAAcgccagactggttccaaataggaaaaggagtacatcaaggctgtatattgtcaccctgcttatttaacttctatgcagagtacatcatgagaaacgttggactggaagaaacacaagctggaatcaagattgctgggagaaatatcaataacctcagatatgcagatgacaccacccttatggcagaaggtgaagaggaactacaaagcctcttgatgaaagtgaaagtggagagtgaaaaagttggcttaaagctcaacattcagaaaactaagatcatggcatctggtcccatcacttcatgggaaatagatgggaaacagtggaaacagtgtcagactttatttttagggggctccaaaatcactgcagatggtgactgcagccatgaaattaaaagatgcttactccttggaaggaaagttatgaccaacctagatagcatattcaaaagcagagacattactttgccaacaaaggtccatctagtcaaggctatggtttttccagtggtcatatatggatgtgagagttggactgtgaagaaggttgagtgccaaagaattgatgcttttgaactgtggtgttggagaagactcttgaagagtcccttggactgcaaggagatccaaccagtccattctgaaggagatcagccctgggatttctttggaaggactgatgctagagctgaaactccagtactttggccacctcatgcaaagagttga